From the genome of Triticum aestivum cultivar Chinese Spring chromosome 3B, IWGSC CS RefSeq v2.1, whole genome shotgun sequence, one region includes:
- the LOC123071597 gene encoding ubiquitin-like domain-containing CTD phosphatase — protein sequence MSEASSSSAAAPAPAPPPAPALDPEAISLMAEEAPPEEITLVVKWSGKEYTVRAMGDDTLLELKRRICEFTDVLPKRQKLLYPKLILNDESVLLSSLPFKPNGKLTMIGTVEDEIFVDRPDDPEVLDDYEFFKDEVTAIKDNVLYKQKVKRRASQYKIKLLNPCRDGKRLLVLDIDYTLFDHRSPAENPLELMRPFLHEFLAAAYAEYDIMIWSATNMKWVQLKMEQLGVLSNPNYKITALLDHMAMITVHAPDKKVFDCKPLGVIWTKFPEHYSEKNTIMFDDLRRNFVMNPQNGLVIRPFKNASKNRGRDQELRKLTQYLLSIAELEDFSKLEHDGWESFMDETGKRRRRR from the exons ATGTCGGAGGCGTCCTCTTCCTCGGCGGCGGCCCCGGCCCCGGCCCCGCCCCCTGCGCCGGCGCTGGATCCGGAGGCGATCTCCCTCATGGCGGAGGAGGCGCCGCCGGAGGAGATTACGCTGGTCGTGAAGTGGAGCGGGAAGGAGTACACGGTGCGGGCGATGGGGGACGACACGCTGTTGGAGCTGAAGCGGCGCATCTGCGAGTTCACCGACGTGCTCCCCAAACGCCAGAAGCTTCTCTACCCCAAGCTCATACTCAACGACGAGTCCGTCCTCCTTTCCTCCCTCCCCTTCAAGCCCAACGGCAAGCTGACCATGATCGG TACTGTTGAAGATGAAATATTTGTGGACCGACCAGATGATCCAGAGGTACTCGATGATTATGAATTTTTCAAAGATGAAGTTACTGCTATCAAGGATAATGTTCTCTACAAGCAAAAAGTGAAACGTCGTGCAAGCCAGTATAAG ATCAAGCTCTTGAATCCATGCCGCGATGGAAAAAGATTGCTTGTGTTAGACATTGACTATACTCTGTTTGACCATAGGTCTCCAGCTGAGAATCCTTTGGAACTCATGCGTCCAT TTCTCCACGAATTTCTCGCTGCTGCATACGCAGAGTATGATATCATGATATGGTCAGCAACAAA TATGAAATGGGTGCAGCTGAAGATGGAGCAACTTGGAGTTCTTAGCAATCCCAACTACAAGATCACCGCCCTTCTGGATCACATGGCGATGATAACTGTGCATGCTCCTGACAAGAAGGTCTTCGACTGCAAACCTCTTGGTGTCATCTGGACCAAGTTCCCCGAG CACTACAGTGAAAAGAACACAATCATGTTTGATGACCTCAGGAGGAATTTCGTCATGAACCCACAGAACGGCCTCGTGATCAGACCGTTCAAGAACGCCAGTAAGAACCGAGGCCGCGATCAGGAGCTGCGAAAGCTCACGCAGTACCTGCTCTCCATTGCGGAGTTAGAAGATTTCAGCAAGCTGGAGCACGACGGTTGGGAGTCCTTCATGGACGAAACCGGCAAGAGACGCAGGCGCAGGTAG